A part of Amyelois transitella isolate CPQ chromosome 12, ilAmyTran1.1, whole genome shotgun sequence genomic DNA contains:
- the LOC106142071 gene encoding uncharacterized protein LOC106142071 isoform X1 has product MLTPLILHLVLPMALPQEIRLESLDNGPGILPFKLGEAKIISHHHSFIQNVNLDLLQDKINSVNDQLLTSSPDLHNKTNLLFQPHIDYLKNKLKNVSEQLKSFETGRVKRGLIDGLGSVVKSITGNLDYTDALHYNHAIKALEEDEHRLATEFNQHVSLTKDLTSQYSKIINDIVKNQNKMADLINRINESDASRDYDLIKYAHLAQMLIILSDNVDSISQELTRLQNILAFIRTSTMHHSAISLDEIRNILHKLTAIYGRDRIIDLDIREYYELVRLGSYYVGNNIVIVYKFPIFQLPIYDLYKLSIIPNRFHEVLIPPSPFLAIFQKDFKNIEAECPKSSKWFICEEKRSLQNRPSQSCIPELITTQKKNPTCQPIAITLDQIAYEELDDRYYTINFPSPTKIHLSCGQDLYKEVNGSYLLTIPQNCYIETSQLHITNKKDRLKGHVLKIMDLPHKETNIQTPAPTLKLNSINLEHLHTTNTKIMQESPHIIQATNDYGIYHTTIPLYLSLFGACALVSYVAYRKYVLNSKGTTDDNPQSCPDQPERIYTIPEPSERTRCNQPPPQFTTKIIGGGCSSAGGVTRC; this is encoded by the exons ATGCT GACGCCCCTGATCCTTCACCTGGTCCTGCCCATGGCTCTACCTCAAGAGATAAGACTTGAGAGCCTAGACAATGGACCCGGCATCTTACCTTTCAAACTAGGCGAGGCTAAAATCATATCCCATCATCACTCCTTCATTCAGAATGTTAACTTGGACCTTTTACAAGATAAAATTAACTCCGTAAATGACCAGTTATTAACTAGCAGCCCCGATCTTcacaataaaactaatttattattccaGCCTCATATAgactatcttaaaaataaacttaaaaacgtGTCTGAGCAACTTAAATCTTTTGAGACGGGTCGTGTAAAGAGAGGTCTCATAGATGGTCTCGGCAGTGTCGTAAAAAGCATTACAGGTAACCTTGATTACACCGATGCGctacattataatcacgcAATAAAAGCTCTCGAAGAAGACGAACATAGGCTTGCTACCGAATTTAATCAACATGTTAGTTTAACAAAAGATCTCACTTCCCAATATTCCAAAATTATCAATGATATAGTAAAGAACCAgaacaaaatggcggacttaattAATAGAATTAACGAAAGTGATGCAAGTAGGGattatgatttaataaaatatgcacATCTAGCTCAGATGCTTATCATTCTTAGCGATAACGTAGATTCTATCTCACAAGAATTAACTCGTTTACAAAACATCTTAGCATTCATAAGAACCTCTACTATGCACCATTCAGCTATTAGTTTAGATGAAATACGGAATATATTACACAAACTGACAGCTATATATGGCCGAGATAGAATAATTGATTTAGACATCAGAGAATATTATGAGTTAGTTAGATTAGGTTCATATTACGTAGgaaataatatagtaatagTATATAAATTCCCAATTTTCCAGCTTCCTATATATGACTTATACAAGTTATCTATCATACCTAACAGATTTCATGAAGTCCTTATACCGCCTTCTCCTTTCCTAGCCATCTTCCAGAAAGATTTCAAGAACATAGAGGCTGAATGCCCGAAGTCTAGTAAATGGTTTATATGCGAGGAAAAACGAAGTTTGCAGAACCGCCCATCACAGAGCTGCATACCTGAACTTATCACCACACAGAAAAAGAATCCAACATGCCAGCCCATCGCGATCACTTTGGACCAAATAGCTTACGAGGAACTTGATGACAGATATTACACCATAAACTTCCCATCTCCTACGAAGATTCACCTATCCTGCGGACAAGACCTTTACAAAGAAGTTAACGGCAGCTATCTACTAACTATACCACAGAATTGCTATATAGAAACATCTCAACTACATATTACTAACAAGAAAGATCgtttgaaaggccacgtgctCAAAATCATGGATCTACCCCATAAAGAAACGAACATTCAGACTCCAGCTCCAACCCTGAAACTTAACTCAATAAATCTGGAACACTTACATACTaccaacacaaaaattatGCAAGAATCCCCACATATTATACAAGCTACAAATGATTACGGAATCTATCACACTACGATCCCGCTATACCTATCATTGTTCGGTGCATGCGCACTCGTTAGCTACGTTGCCTATCGCAAATACGTGCTAAATTCTAAGGGGACTACAGATGACAATCCACAAAGCTGTCCAGATCAACCTGAAAGGATTTACACCATCCCGGAACCCAGCGAGAGGACAAGATGTAACCAACCCCCACCTCAATTTACTACGAAAATCATCGGTGGTGGCTGTTCTTCGGCGGGAGGTGTTACGCGGTGCTAA
- the LOC106142656 gene encoding transmembrane protein 70 homolog, mitochondrial codes for MLRFCLHKSISLTRSTNQHNLYNQKSALKTLSILHSKLARNYCSKQSEEHEEKIYYGPLTPQIKAVKVFSLSSSVAGLMAQPIIIKEASAIGSTSLLIALCSVVGFFTFVTPILLHIITKKYVTDIVYNPDTSTYTATTINFFLARKEIEFKPEDVQVPDIPGMFTTMNAKGKPLFIEAKHFSNPLHYAKIMGYDKPMDFKLGNIDDHPEDRSKEK; via the exons ATGCTACGATTTTGCTTGCATAAATCTATATCACTTACTAGATCAACAAATCAACATAATCTATATAACCAAAAAAGTGCACTCAAAACGCTCTCGATTCTTCACAGTAAATTAGCTCGGAATTATTGTAGTAAGCAATCAGAAGAACATGAAGAAAAGATCTACTATGGTCCACTTACTCCTCAAATAAAAGCTGTAAAAGTGTTTTCATTAAGTTCGAGTGTTGCCGGGTTGATGGCTCAACCAATTATCATAAAAGAAGCCTCCGCGATTGGTAGTACGTCGCTTCTTATAGCGTTGTGCTCAGTAGTGGGCTTCTTCACTTTCGTAACACCTATATTATTACACAttataacaaagaaatatgtaacagACATTGTTTATAATCCTGATACTTCTACATACACGGCAACCacaattaacttttttctaGCAAGAAAAgag ATTGAATTCAAACCAGAAGATGTGCAGGTCCCAGATATTCCCGGTATGTTCACAACAATGAATGCTAAAGGCAAGCCTCTGTTTATTGAAGCAAAACATTTCAGTAATCCTTTACATTATGCCAAAATCATGGGCTATGACAAACCTATGGACTTCAAACTAGGCAACATTGATGATCATCCTGAAGACAGGAGTAAAGAGAAGTAG